The Collimonas fungivorans Ter331 genome has a segment encoding these proteins:
- the serC gene encoding 3-phosphoserine/phosphohydroxythreonine transaminase, with translation MPIYNFSAGPAVLPKEVLQQAAAEMLDWQGSGMSVMEMSHRGKEFMSILAAAQHDFRELFAVPDNYKLLFMQGGAIAENAIVPLNLLGRGGRAQPATSDYINTGSWSTKSLKEARRYGNVNVAASSEDSHFAQIPERDSWQLSKDPAYVHLCTNETIDGVEYQFTPDVAAETNNAPLVADMSSHILSRVVDVSKYGVIYGGAQKNIGPAGLTLVVVREDLLGHALPACPSAFNWKIVADNDSMYNTPPTYAIYIAGLVFQWLKQQGGVAAMEQRNIAKATLLYDYLDSSDFYRTKIASNCRSRMNVPFFLADDALNDAFLSGAKERGLLQLKGHKSVGGMRASIYNAMPLEGVQALVAYLQEFEKQRG, from the coding sequence ATGCCTATCTATAATTTTTCTGCTGGTCCTGCCGTGTTGCCAAAAGAGGTGCTGCAGCAAGCGGCCGCCGAAATGCTGGACTGGCAAGGCAGCGGCATGTCCGTGATGGAGATGAGTCATCGCGGTAAAGAGTTCATGTCTATCCTGGCGGCGGCGCAGCACGATTTCCGCGAGCTGTTCGCGGTGCCGGACAATTACAAGCTGCTGTTCATGCAAGGCGGGGCGATTGCCGAGAACGCGATCGTGCCGCTTAACCTGCTAGGCCGCGGCGGCCGCGCCCAGCCGGCGACCAGCGATTACATCAATACCGGTTCCTGGTCGACCAAGTCGCTGAAAGAAGCGCGGCGCTACGGCAACGTCAATGTCGCCGCCTCTTCCGAGGACAGCCATTTCGCGCAGATTCCCGAGCGCGACAGCTGGCAGCTGTCCAAGGATCCGGCTTACGTCCATCTCTGCACCAATGAAACCATCGACGGCGTCGAGTACCAGTTCACGCCGGATGTCGCCGCTGAAACCAACAACGCGCCGCTGGTGGCCGACATGTCGTCGCACATCCTGTCGCGCGTGGTGGACGTTTCCAAGTACGGCGTGATCTACGGCGGCGCGCAAAAGAATATCGGGCCGGCCGGGCTGACCCTGGTGGTGGTGCGTGAAGATTTGCTGGGCCATGCCTTGCCGGCCTGCCCGTCCGCGTTCAACTGGAAGATCGTGGCCGATAACGATTCCATGTACAACACGCCGCCGACCTATGCGATCTATATCGCCGGATTGGTGTTCCAGTGGCTCAAGCAGCAGGGCGGCGTGGCGGCGATGGAACAGCGCAATATCGCCAAGGCGACGCTGCTGTACGACTACCTCGATTCCAGCGACTTCTACCGCACCAAGATCGCTAGCAATTGCCGCTCGCGCATGAACGTGCCTTTCTTCCTGGCCGATGACGCGCTCAACGATGCTTTCTTGAGCGGCGCCAAGGAACGGGGTTTGCTGCAGCTGAAGGGCCATAAATCGGTGGGCGGCATGCGTGCTTCGATCTATAACGCCATGCCTTTGGAAGGTGTGCAGGCGCTGGTGGCGTATCTGCAGGAATTTGAAAAACAGCGCGGCTAA